One Mycolicibacterium sp. TUM20985 genomic window, GCGTCCCAGTCGTCGTCACCCATCTCCTCGAAGTAGCCGTCGCTTGGGCCGATGGTATGGACGAGGCTGTTGAGTTCGCCCCAACGATCGGCGACTTCGGCGAAACCCGCGGAGATGGACTCGGCGTCGGCCATGTCGACGCTGATCCCGCACGCGTCGGGCGCCCCCGCGGCGAACAGCGACTCCACCGCCGAGTCGAGCGCAGCCCGCCCTCTCGCCATCACCGCAACGCGAGCGCCCTCGGCGGCCAGCGTCTGGGCGATCGCCAACCCCATACCCTTGCTGCCGCCGGTCACCACTGCCGCCGCGCCCGCTAGTCCCAGATCCATGCTTCTCCCGCTATCCGTGCGGCCGCGTCGCGGCGAGGTGGGTGGTGCTCTCGTCGAGAACGTCGGCAATGGACTCCGGTGCCACGCCGAGACCGCGAAGGCAGAAGGTCAGCACCGTCCTGCGCACCTCGCGGCGGTCTTGATCGCCGCTCGCCCACTGTTTTTCGACGCTCGACCACAGCGCGCCATGGATCGAGAGAGCGTGGGCGGCGGGTTCGACGTCGGTGAAGCTGCCCAGTAGCAGGCCCCGCGCAAGCTCATCGATCAACGGTGCCATGATCTCGGCGTACGCGGCGCCGACGACTTCCGGGGCGGCGAACATCTGCGACTGCGCCTCGAGGGACATCTGCCGCAGATCAGACTCGATTCGTTCGTCGAATGCCAGATCCAAGCGCCCGTCGATCCATGCGACGACGGCGTCGATCGGGTCCGAGCTGGTGGCCATCCGCTCCCTCAGCCTGCGGGTCTCGGCGCGTGCCATGTCGAGGAACACGGCCGACACCAGCTGGTCCTTGGAGTCGAAGTGGCGGTAGAACGCCCGTGTGCCGATGCCCGCGCCGGTCAGCACCTGCGCGACGCTCACACCCCGGACGCCCTCCTCGCGGACGACCGTCGCCGCGGCGGCGATGATGGCCTTGCGAACCCTGGGGTCGGGGTCCAGCCGGCGAGACGACCGCGAGGCATCCTCCGTCATGGCCTGTCCATCACGCTGAAGCGTCGTAGGTCGCCAGGTATCCGGCGAACGCCTCGCGAACCTGCCCATCGGTCAGCCCAAAGTCGGCCAGCTCGTAGGTGTGCGTCCCCCGCTGGCCGGGCTGGTGCCCGTCGGCCCACTCCCGCACCTTCGCCCGCGCGGCGTCGCCGAACTCCAGGCCCAGCTTCTGGTAGCAGTCGGCGACCGTTTCGACGGGGTCGTTCTGCAGGTCGGCGAACGATACGTCGACGAAGCGCTCGTCACCGAACTGCCGGCGGAAGTCCATCGCCCGCTGCGTTCCCTTGGCCCACCACGCCAGCTGCTCGGCGCCGAGTTCGTGCAGATCCCTACGGTCGCTGCTCCAGCTGCGGACGTAGGCGATGAGACTGCACACCGATCCCAGCACCTTGGCCGGATCACGATGGCTCCAGAGGAACTTGGCGTTGGGGTATACCTCGACGAAGGCGTGGAGGGCGAACACGTGCACCGGCGTTCGTAGCTGCCAGAGGCTCGGCTTGCAATGCCACTGAAGGAGTTTGAGCACCTGCCGGTGGTATTCGTAGGTTTCCCGCATGTCGGTCTCCAAGAGCCACTCGATGTAGCTGGGGACGCGGACCACACCGTCGAAGTGATAGGTCCGGAAGCTCATGCCCATCAAGTCCTGGCACTCGGTCGCGGCCTCTGGTCCCATGCTCATCATGGTTTTGAACTCGGGAAACATGGTGTCGATCATCGTGATGCCCTCCGCGGCCTGCGCGATCCGCGGGTCGGTGAACTGCGTGGCGGCCTCCGGTGGGGGCGTCGGCGCCTGTGATTCCCAGGTACGAAGTGACCTGAACTGCGGGTCATTGGCCACCAGCTGACCCAAAGCCGTTGTGCCAGTGCGCGGTAGACCGAGGATGACCACCGGACCATCGATGACCTCGTCGGCGATCTCCGGATGCTGCTTGTAGGTATCGATGACCTTCAATCGCTGAATCAGCGCATTGCTGATGGTTGCGTGCTGGATGACGGTACCCAGTTCGTTGAGGTCGGCCTCGGTGTTCAGCCCGTCGACGGTGCGCTCGAGCCCCTCCCGGTAGTAGGACGAGCCGAAGTCGTCGAGTCCCGTCGCGGCGCGGGCACCGTCCTGCAGCTCGTCGGCGGAGAAGCTCATTGGTAGAACCTCTTCTGCACGGCGCGGCGGCGCGCCTCGATCACCCGGACCCGTTCTTCACGCGTGGTCATCGTGGTGTCGGCAGGCAGCGCCGCGCGCACGTCGTCGACCTTCACCAGGCGCGTGCGCGGAACGGGCGCGGTTTCGGTTCGCACACAACGCAGGAGCATCGCACCGTTGCTATGCCCCGCGGTGTCCAGCCAGTTGGCCACGCCGGGATCCCGGGCCGCGAGCACGAAGCGCACCAGCCCATCGGAGTCCACCACCGTCTGGTGTCCGTTCAGGCTGGACTGGTGGCGGCCGTAGTGGATGGTCTCCAGCCACGGGTTGCCGAGCGAGATGCTCCAATAGACCCCTTTCGGCGGCTCGACTTCGACCACCAGCGCCTCGTCGGGCTCGAGTTCGAACCGGCCGATCACCGGCCGGTTCTCGGCCGCCGCGCCCATGGCTGACATGTCCATGGGCGGGATGAAGTCGTTGGCCTGAGGCATCGCGCCGAAATCGAGGAAGAACTTCAGGTTGTCGTAGACGAACTCCCCCACGGCGTAGAGCTGCCGTGCCACCGAGAGACCGGGCTCCACCGATCGGTCTGAGGGCTCGACGCCGTCACCGATACGCTCGACCTGCAGTGCGGCGAGCACCTCGGTGTCCCAGTCGTACAGGAAGTTTCGCACCGTCAAGGTTGGGTGCTGACCGGCGAGCTCCAGCCAGTTCCCGTCGTGCTCGTCAGCCGACAGGATGACCTCGAAGTTGCCGTCGGCATCGACCTCGAGGTCGTCGACCAGAACGTTCGCGGTGGCGGCCATCCCGTCCATCGTCTGCAGCCCGACGTAGCGTGCAGTGCCCCGGTTGCCGCGGAGACGATACGTCTCACCGGCCCGGAAGCTAGCGTTCAGGTAGACGCAATCGGGGCATTCCAGACCCCAGGTGACGATGTCGTCCATGCCGGCCCGGGTCACCGCGAGCACGGGGTCCGGATCCACGCGCAGCGCCGTGTCGATGCCCACCGCGAGCAACACCATCAGGTGACGCATGCCAGAGGCGAAGTCGATGCGGTTCTTGTTGACCGGCGTCGACACCACGAGTTCCTGGGCGGCGGTCAGGCGCTCCTGAAGGTGGGCCCAGGCCGGAACGAGCTCGGGATCGCGCCCCTCACCACCCGAGAGCGCGAACTCGGCGATGGAGTGCGGCAGCCATGCCATGGGGTTCTTCCAGGCGGCAGTCTCGGTTCCGTCGGTCACGTGCGCTTCGCTCTCCGTCCACGTCGTGCGCCGACGATGAAAACGACGTTTTCACTTCGGCCCACCGGACATTACACCGAAGGCCGATATTGTCAATGCACGCCCGGCCGCGCCCGGCCTGGAGTCGACGGTGCCTAGCCGCTGTTGCGCAACGCCGTCGCCAACCCGCTCATGGTGAGCAGGATGCCGCGCTGCACCAGTTCGTCCTGGTCACCCGACCGGAAACGACGCAACAGTTCGACCTGCAGGTGGTTCAGCGGTTCGAGGTACGGGAAGCGGTTGAACACCGAACGCGCGAGGGCGGGGTTGTCCGCCAGCAGATCGTCCTGCCCGGTGATCTGTCGGAGCATCTTGAGGGTTCGGTCGTGTTCGGCCACGATCTTGTCGAACACCCTGTGCCGCAACGCTTCATCCTCGACCAGTTCCGAGTAGCGGGCCGCCAGACCCATGTCGGCCTTGGCCAGCACCTGGGCCATGTTGGACAGCACCGAGCGGAAGAACGGCCACTTCTCGTAGAGGTCCTGGAGCACCGCGAGCCTGGCCTCCTCGCCATCGGACCCGTCGGCGACCCACTCCTCGAAGGCCGAGCCCGTTCCGTACCAGCCGGGCAGCATCACCCGCGACTGGCTCCACGACAGCACCCACGGGATGGCGCGGAGGTCGGATATCGCCGTGGTGGGCTTGCGGGAGGCGGGTCTGCTGCCGATGTTCAGCGCGCCGATCTCGCTGACCGGCGTCGACGCCTTGAAGTACTCCACGAAACCCGGTGTCTCGTGCACCAATTCGGAGTATGCGCGCTGGGCCCTGGCGGCCAGATCGTCGAGCACCTCGTAGGCGGGTTCGGCCGCGTCACCGAGCCCCTCGACGTCGAGCAGCGTGGACTCCAGCGTCGCGGCGAGCAGGGTCTCCAGGTTGCGGAGCGCGATGGTGGGTTCGGCGTACTTGGCGGCGATGACCTCACCCTGCTCGGTGATCCGCAACGAGCCCTTCACCGCACCCGGCGGCTGCGCCAGGATGGCGTCATAGCTCGGGCCGCCGCCGCGGCCCACGGTGCCACCGCGACCGTGGAACAGCCGCAAGCGAATTCCCGTCTTGCGAGCGGACTCGACGAGGTCCAACTCGGCGCGGTACAGCGCCCAGTTGGCGGCGAGGTAGCCGCCGTCCTTGTTCGAGTCGGAGTAGCCGAGCATCACCTCCTGATGCTCGCCGCGAGCGTGGACCAGGGCGCGGTACAGCGGAATGTCCAGCACCGCTTCGAAAATCGACGACCCTCGTTGTAGGTCGTCGATGGTCTCGAACAGCGGCACGACGCCGACCGGACTGTAGGGCTCGTCGCCCGATGCGTCCAGCAGGCCGGCCTCCTTGAGGAACACCGCGGCTTCGAGCATGTCGGAGACCGACTGGCACATCGAGATGATGTAGTTCGGCACCGCGGCGGGCCCGAACACCTGCACGGCGCGGGCGGCTGCCGCGGTGATGTCCAGCTCCTTGCGGGCCAGCTCGGACAGCTCCGCACCGGGGCTTACCAGCGGTCGGCGGGTGGCGAGTTCGGCCGCCAGGATCTCTACTCGGTCTGCCTCGGACAACGATCTGTAGTCGGGGTGCACGCCCGCCCAGGCCAGCAGCTCGGCCATCACCTCTTCGTGCACCTCGGAGTTCTGCCGTAGATCCAGGCCGGACAGGTGAAACCCGAAGACGTGCACGGCTTCCCGCA contains:
- a CDS encoding TetR/AcrR family transcriptional regulator translates to MTEDASRSSRRLDPDPRVRKAIIAAAATVVREEGVRGVSVAQVLTGAGIGTRAFYRHFDSKDQLVSAVFLDMARAETRRLRERMATSSDPIDAVVAWIDGRLDLAFDERIESDLRQMSLEAQSQMFAAPEVVGAAYAEIMAPLIDELARGLLLGSFTDVEPAAHALSIHGALWSSVEKQWASGDQDRREVRRTVLTFCLRGLGVAPESIADVLDESTTHLAATRPHG
- a CDS encoding sulfotransferase family protein, which produces MSFSADELQDGARAATGLDDFGSSYYREGLERTVDGLNTEADLNELGTVIQHATISNALIQRLKVIDTYKQHPEIADEVIDGPVVILGLPRTGTTALGQLVANDPQFRSLRTWESQAPTPPPEAATQFTDPRIAQAAEGITMIDTMFPEFKTMMSMGPEAATECQDLMGMSFRTYHFDGVVRVPSYIEWLLETDMRETYEYHRQVLKLLQWHCKPSLWQLRTPVHVFALHAFVEVYPNAKFLWSHRDPAKVLGSVCSLIAYVRSWSSDRRDLHELGAEQLAWWAKGTQRAMDFRRQFGDERFVDVSFADLQNDPVETVADCYQKLGLEFGDAARAKVREWADGHQPGQRGTHTYELADFGLTDGQVREAFAGYLATYDASA
- a CDS encoding DUF1214 domain-containing protein, encoding MAWLPHSIAEFALSGGEGRDPELVPAWAHLQERLTAAQELVVSTPVNKNRIDFASGMRHLMVLLAVGIDTALRVDPDPVLAVTRAGMDDIVTWGLECPDCVYLNASFRAGETYRLRGNRGTARYVGLQTMDGMAATANVLVDDLEVDADGNFEVILSADEHDGNWLELAGQHPTLTVRNFLYDWDTEVLAALQVERIGDGVEPSDRSVEPGLSVARQLYAVGEFVYDNLKFFLDFGAMPQANDFIPPMDMSAMGAAAENRPVIGRFELEPDEALVVEVEPPKGVYWSISLGNPWLETIHYGRHQSSLNGHQTVVDSDGLVRFVLAARDPGVANWLDTAGHSNGAMLLRCVRTETAPVPRTRLVKVDDVRAALPADTTMTTREERVRVIEARRRAVQKRFYQ
- the ppc gene encoding phosphoenolpyruvate carboxylase; translated protein: MADAPDTALAPIGSVRRTQVGREATEPMREDIRLLGTILGDTVREQNGEHVFDLVERARVGSFQVRRSEIDRAELASLFDGIDIHEAIPVIRAFTHFALLANVAEDIHRERRRAVHVEAGEPPQRGSLAATYLKLESAELDSATVVDALTGALVSPVITAHPTETRRRTVFDTQHRITELMRQRLHGQSRTDDGRSIEQELRRHILVLWQTALIRLSRLKIQDEIETGLRYYPAAFFEVIPRVNAEVRTALRARWPGAHVLEQPILRPGSWIGGDRDGNPNVTAEVVRLATGNAAYTAFAHYFVELTALEEELSMSVRLVRISDELGALADTVGEPARVDEPYRRALRVIHGRLTATAAEILDRQPEHQLDLGLDGYRTPAELQADLDVVDASLRANGSAVLADDRLARLREAVHVFGFHLSGLDLRQNSEVHEEVMAELLAWAGVHPDYRSLSEADRVEILAAELATRRPLVSPGAELSELARKELDITAAAARAVQVFGPAAVPNYIISMCQSVSDMLEAAVFLKEAGLLDASGDEPYSPVGVVPLFETIDDLQRGSSIFEAVLDIPLYRALVHARGEHQEVMLGYSDSNKDGGYLAANWALYRAELDLVESARKTGIRLRLFHGRGGTVGRGGGPSYDAILAQPPGAVKGSLRITEQGEVIAAKYAEPTIALRNLETLLAATLESTLLDVEGLGDAAEPAYEVLDDLAARAQRAYSELVHETPGFVEYFKASTPVSEIGALNIGSRPASRKPTTAISDLRAIPWVLSWSQSRVMLPGWYGTGSAFEEWVADGSDGEEARLAVLQDLYEKWPFFRSVLSNMAQVLAKADMGLAARYSELVEDEALRHRVFDKIVAEHDRTLKMLRQITGQDDLLADNPALARSVFNRFPYLEPLNHLQVELLRRFRSGDQDELVQRGILLTMSGLATALRNSG